One window of Acidobacteriaceae bacterium genomic DNA carries:
- a CDS encoding arginine deiminase-related protein, with protein sequence MATSSTVVQQESLDSTPHYTRPTFLMCPPEWYGVDYVLNPWMAGNVNRSSRDLAFAQWKSLYNVLHSVADVRLLHPEPGCPDMTFLGHGALIHHGVAAVSSFSPTQRRAETVFLKQWLINQGFLLWETPRETAYEGQGDSAFDDEGKMLWAAHGVRTCRAAHAHVADAWHVPVHSLHLTDPRFYHLDTCFTPLHGGFLLYYPGAFDAASRAEIEKVYPADRRIAVSEADATRMACCALNIGRTVFTGEVSPELAKTLFDLNFDVVQLELSEFIKGGGGAGALALRLSDLPVTHGVVRTVRAA encoded by the coding sequence ATGGCCACAAGCAGCACGGTAGTACAGCAGGAAAGCCTCGATTCAACGCCTCACTATACCCGCCCAACTTTTTTGATGTGCCCGCCGGAATGGTACGGGGTGGATTACGTTTTGAATCCATGGATGGCCGGAAACGTGAACCGGTCGTCGCGCGATCTCGCCTTCGCCCAGTGGAAAAGCCTCTACAACGTCCTCCACAGCGTGGCCGACGTAAGACTCCTTCATCCCGAGCCTGGCTGCCCGGACATGACGTTCCTGGGCCACGGCGCCCTGATTCATCATGGCGTTGCCGCCGTGTCCAGCTTCAGCCCGACACAGCGCCGGGCCGAGACCGTCTTCCTGAAGCAATGGCTCATCAACCAGGGCTTCCTGCTCTGGGAGACGCCGCGCGAGACCGCCTATGAGGGCCAGGGCGACAGCGCCTTCGACGACGAAGGCAAGATGCTCTGGGCCGCCCATGGCGTCCGTACATGCCGCGCCGCGCACGCCCACGTCGCCGATGCCTGGCATGTCCCGGTGCACTCGCTCCACCTGACCGATCCCCGGTTCTATCACCTGGATACCTGCTTCACGCCGCTGCACGGAGGCTTTCTCCTCTACTACCCGGGAGCATTCGACGCAGCTTCACGCGCCGAAATCGAAAAGGTCTATCCGGCGGACCGCAGGATCGCCGTCTCGGAAGCAGACGCGACTCGCATGGCCTGCTGCGCGCTGAACATCGGCCGCACTGTGTTTACTGGCGAAGTCAGCCCGGAGCTGGCGAAGACGCTCTTCGACCTGAACTTCGACGTCGTTCAACTGGAACTCAGCGAGTTTATCAAGGGCGGCGGTGGCGCGGGCGCGCTGGCACTTCGCCTGAGCGATCTGCCGGTCACGCACGGGGTGGTGCGGACGGTTCGAGCCGCCTGA
- a CDS encoding DoxX family membrane protein, with product MNSIESGMENSTVSISAVPISAVSIPIDQRIAYLLLRVIAGMDFFGHGFARIFTGTHLGGFAHWMVGDMAKAPLPASLVLVIGYVVPWVELAVGLMLLFGVGVRFALVTALLLMLLLMFGITMKQDWTVAGQQLLYSLVLAVLLFGRERLDVSWSGLLHRR from the coding sequence GTGAACAGCATCGAATCCGGCATGGAGAATTCGACTGTTTCGATTTCGGCTGTTCCGATCTCTGCTGTTTCGATCCCTATAGACCAGCGCATTGCGTATTTGCTGCTGCGGGTCATCGCTGGCATGGACTTCTTCGGCCATGGGTTCGCCCGGATATTCACAGGCACACACCTTGGCGGCTTTGCGCACTGGATGGTTGGGGACATGGCGAAAGCGCCGCTGCCGGCCAGTCTCGTGCTGGTAATAGGATATGTAGTTCCGTGGGTGGAGCTGGCGGTGGGGCTCATGCTGCTTTTCGGCGTGGGCGTGCGGTTTGCGCTGGTCACAGCTCTGCTGCTGATGTTGCTGCTCATGTTCGGGATCACGATGAAACAGGACTGGACGGTGGCAGGGCAGCAGTTGCTCTACAGTCTCGTCCTGGCAGTACTGTTGTTCGGCCGCGAGCGGCTGGACGTGAGTTGGTCTGGGTTGTTGCACCGGCGGTGA
- a CDS encoding CPBP family intramembrane glutamic endopeptidase has protein sequence MSSTAIPAPVPRSMHLALFVTGVLWLLAAHAIAFRTGQGLAGRFAWSAGAQDLLVNLVLLFLLLVGFTCLNWVGTRQGSVRQANALPLRATTGEEWTRGVLIGWAAAVIAVIPMVIAGALHPEFSWTASAWGGTLLSILTLAIAALASEVAFRGFLFRRLIDAVGPTSATLLLAGIYALIGGMSPNATGLSFIIMIIGGVLLSLAYLRTHALWLGWGLHFAWAAAIAVIFGLPVGGVASYTSIVQTDTSSPAWLTGGVYGPDGALFTAIVLVVVMVVVYRVTRTYAWNYTHPLLVPAGYPMDVPPPAAHAAMEQTAAASAPPLVQIAPAPSINGSERPASSEPTHHL, from the coding sequence TTGTCTTCGACCGCAATTCCAGCTCCGGTCCCCAGATCCATGCATCTGGCGCTGTTCGTCACGGGTGTGCTGTGGCTGCTCGCCGCGCACGCCATCGCTTTCCGCACCGGCCAGGGGCTTGCCGGTCGGTTCGCCTGGAGCGCCGGAGCGCAGGATCTTCTAGTCAATCTGGTGCTGTTGTTTCTGCTGCTGGTGGGCTTCACCTGCCTTAACTGGGTCGGCACACGGCAGGGTAGCGTCCGGCAGGCGAATGCGCTGCCGCTGCGGGCGACCACCGGCGAGGAGTGGACGCGCGGCGTGCTCATCGGCTGGGCCGCGGCGGTTATCGCCGTCATCCCGATGGTGATCGCCGGCGCCCTGCATCCGGAGTTCTCCTGGACGGCATCGGCATGGGGCGGAACGCTGCTTTCGATCCTCACGCTCGCCATCGCCGCGCTGGCCAGCGAGGTCGCGTTCCGCGGATTTCTGTTCCGCAGGCTGATCGACGCCGTCGGCCCGACCTCCGCAACTCTTCTGCTGGCAGGAATTTATGCGTTGATCGGCGGCATGTCGCCCAACGCCACCGGGCTCAGCTTCATCATCATGATCATCGGCGGCGTGCTGCTTTCGCTCGCCTACCTGCGCACGCACGCGCTCTGGCTGGGATGGGGATTGCACTTCGCCTGGGCTGCCGCCATCGCGGTTATCTTCGGGCTTCCCGTTGGCGGGGTGGCAAGTTACACCAGCATCGTCCAGACAGACACCAGCAGCCCGGCCTGGCTCACCGGCGGCGTCTACGGGCCGGACGGCGCGCTGTTTACGGCGATCGTCCTGGTGGTGGTCATGGTCGTCGTCTATCGGGTGACACGCACATACGCGTGGAATTACACGCACCCGCTGCTCGTGCCCGCCGGCTATCCGATGGACGTGCCGCCACCCGCAGCCCACGCGGCCATGGAGCAGACTGCCGCGGCCAGCGCTCCTCCGCTGGTACAGATTGCCCCTGCGCCGAGCATCAACGGCTCTGAAAGACCCGCGTCATCCGAACCCACGCATCACCTCTAG
- a CDS encoding acetyl-CoA carboxylase carboxyltransferase subunit alpha → MVHSMAENPQPKQPHPTEAAVPDAWQKTELARHPQRPYPMDYIQTIFTDFSEIHGDRQFADDGAMAAGMARFHGEPVLVIGNLKGRSVKERIARKFGSPDPEGYRKALRAMKIAEKFNRPVFTFIDLAGANPGLGAEERGQGEAIARNLLEMSRLRVPTIATITGEGGSGGALALAVADRVLMLENAIYSVISPEGCASIMWKDAAKKQQAAAALRYTAEDVKMLGCVDDVIVEPDGGTQNDPERAAQLLDERLQQHLSELRSLPIEQMLEARYAKFRNIAQFYTAV, encoded by the coding sequence TTGGTACATTCGATGGCCGAGAACCCGCAGCCCAAACAGCCGCACCCGACCGAAGCAGCCGTTCCAGACGCTTGGCAGAAAACCGAGCTGGCGCGTCACCCGCAACGTCCGTACCCCATGGATTACATCCAGACGATCTTTACGGATTTCAGCGAAATTCACGGCGACCGCCAGTTTGCGGACGACGGTGCGATGGCGGCTGGCATGGCGAGATTCCATGGCGAGCCGGTGCTGGTTATCGGAAACCTGAAGGGTCGCAGCGTGAAGGAGCGGATCGCGCGCAAGTTCGGCTCGCCGGACCCTGAAGGCTATCGCAAGGCGCTGCGTGCCATGAAGATCGCGGAAAAGTTCAATCGGCCGGTCTTTACTTTCATCGACCTTGCCGGCGCAAACCCCGGCCTCGGCGCCGAGGAGCGTGGACAGGGCGAGGCGATCGCCCGCAATCTGCTGGAGATGTCGCGGTTGCGTGTGCCGACCATTGCCACCATCACCGGGGAGGGCGGATCTGGCGGAGCGCTGGCGCTGGCTGTCGCGGACCGCGTGCTGATGCTGGAGAACGCGATCTATTCGGTCATCTCGCCGGAGGGTTGCGCGTCCATCATGTGGAAGGACGCGGCCAAGAAGCAGCAGGCAGCCGCCGCTCTCCGATACACGGCAGAGGACGTCAAAATGCTAGGCTGCGTGGACGACGTGATCGTGGAGCCTGATGGTGGGACGCAGAATGATCCGGAGCGCGCGGCTCAGCTTCTCGACGAACGCCTGCAACAGCACCTCAGCGAACTGCGGTCACTCCCAATCGAGCAGATGCTGGAGGCGCGCTACGCCAAGTTCCGCAATATCGCGCAGTTTTACACGGCAGTCTGA